One part of the Acidimicrobiales bacterium genome encodes these proteins:
- a CDS encoding serine hydrolase domain-containing protein, which yields MSEGHVDGTVEPAFESVYEIFERSFKGSEVGAAVCVYVDGRKVVDLWGGWADAHRTCAWQRDTIATVYSATKGMTATCAQVLVDRGLLDVDEAVATYWPEFAQEGKDQVTVRMVLSHQAGLPWTTAPYPPDKRFDWEILTTALARSAPVWRPGSRSEYHGGTFGYLIGEIVRRIDGRSLDVFFREEIAEPLGADFMMAFGPEHDSRCAEIIGDDDLVNTREWRAAGDGAATGHGTAHGLARVYAALACGGELDGVRVLRAKTIEGAIQEQPLLNGDGPAGEFGLGYQLFWKLFPGMNTSTFGHTGMGGSVGMGDASRRLGIGYVMNQMASGGAADLVNETYRVLTA from the coding sequence GTGAGCGAGGGACACGTCGATGGAACCGTCGAGCCTGCGTTCGAGTCGGTGTATGAGATCTTCGAGCGGAGCTTCAAGGGAAGCGAGGTGGGCGCAGCAGTCTGCGTGTACGTGGACGGGCGCAAGGTCGTCGATCTGTGGGGCGGCTGGGCGGACGCGCACCGGACTTGTGCGTGGCAGCGCGACACCATCGCCACCGTCTATTCGGCAACGAAGGGAATGACGGCGACGTGCGCTCAAGTGCTCGTCGACCGTGGTCTGCTTGACGTAGACGAAGCCGTCGCCACCTACTGGCCCGAATTCGCCCAGGAAGGCAAGGATCAGGTCACCGTGCGGATGGTGCTCAGCCATCAGGCCGGGCTCCCGTGGACGACGGCGCCGTACCCGCCGGACAAGCGGTTCGACTGGGAGATACTCACGACAGCGCTCGCTCGGTCGGCGCCGGTCTGGAGGCCCGGCTCCCGCAGTGAATATCACGGGGGAACCTTCGGCTATCTCATAGGGGAAATTGTCCGGCGGATTGACGGACGCTCGCTCGATGTGTTCTTCCGCGAAGAGATCGCCGAGCCGCTCGGTGCGGACTTCATGATGGCCTTCGGGCCTGAGCACGATTCCCGATGCGCTGAGATCATCGGCGATGACGACTTGGTGAACACCCGCGAGTGGCGTGCCGCTGGAGACGGCGCTGCGACAGGCCATGGCACCGCCCACGGCCTCGCACGCGTGTACGCCGCTCTCGCGTGCGGGGGTGAACTGGACGGTGTGCGGGTGCTTCGAGCCAAGACGATCGAAGGCGCCATCCAGGAGCAGCCGCTGCTAAACGGGGACGGGCCGGCTGGCGAGTTTGGGCTCGGCTATCAGCTGTTCTGGAAGCTCTTCCCCGGAATGAACACGTCGACATTCGGCCACACCGGCATGGGCGGTTCCGTCGGTATGGGCGATGCGTCGCGTCGGCTCGGAATCGGGTACGTCATGAACCAGATGGCCAGCGGTGGGGCAGCTGATCTCGTGAACGAGACGTACCGCGTCCTGACTGCGTAA
- a CDS encoding FAD-dependent oxidoreductase → MVVGHVVVVGASLGGLRTVQSLRSAGFEGRVTLVGDEVHAPYNRPPLSKQVLAGEWESGRTALTDDAGLAKLDMDLRLGQRATDLDLDDRSIGLADGERIGFDALVVATGASPRQLPDTPSLEGIHLLRTLDDALALRAAFDDAARLVVVGAGFIGAEVAATARERGLEVTVLEALPVPLSRGLGPTLGPAVAAIHGDHGVDLRCGAAVAAIEGDARVERVLLSDGSTVEADLVVVGIGVVPKTQWLEGSGLELRDGVVCDETCQAVGAPGVWAVGDVARWHNPLFEEEMRVEHWTNAVDQARAVASNIVGDPAPYAPVPYVWSDPYGSKIQVLGRPGPTDDVEVVSGSFEERRFVALTHRDDRLTAVVGLDEPRNVMRFMRLLSSRSSSADARAFATDL, encoded by the coding sequence GTGGTGGTCGGGCACGTCGTCGTCGTCGGAGCGTCGCTCGGCGGCCTGCGCACCGTGCAGAGCCTGCGGTCGGCCGGCTTCGAGGGGCGGGTCACGCTCGTCGGCGACGAGGTCCACGCCCCCTACAACCGCCCGCCGCTGTCCAAGCAGGTCCTCGCCGGTGAGTGGGAGTCCGGGCGGACCGCGCTGACCGACGACGCCGGGCTGGCGAAGCTCGACATGGACCTCCGCCTCGGGCAGCGGGCCACCGACCTCGACCTTGACGACCGCAGCATCGGCCTCGCCGATGGCGAGCGCATCGGCTTCGACGCCCTGGTTGTGGCCACGGGGGCGTCGCCGCGCCAGCTGCCCGACACCCCCTCCCTCGAGGGGATCCACCTGCTGCGGACCCTCGACGACGCCCTCGCCCTGCGTGCCGCCTTCGACGATGCCGCCCGGCTGGTGGTCGTCGGTGCGGGCTTCATCGGCGCCGAGGTGGCGGCGACGGCGCGGGAACGCGGTCTCGAGGTCACCGTGCTCGAGGCACTGCCGGTGCCGCTCTCCAGAGGGCTCGGGCCGACCCTCGGCCCGGCCGTCGCCGCCATCCACGGGGACCACGGCGTCGACCTCCGATGCGGCGCCGCCGTCGCTGCCATCGAGGGTGACGCACGGGTCGAACGGGTGCTGCTGAGCGACGGGAGCACGGTCGAAGCCGACCTGGTGGTCGTCGGCATCGGGGTCGTGCCTAAGACGCAGTGGCTCGAGGGCTCGGGGCTCGAGCTGCGCGACGGCGTGGTCTGCGACGAGACGTGCCAAGCGGTGGGCGCCCCTGGCGTCTGGGCAGTCGGCGACGTGGCCCGATGGCACAACCCGCTGTTCGAGGAGGAGATGCGGGTCGAGCACTGGACCAACGCCGTCGACCAGGCCCGGGCCGTCGCCTCCAACATCGTCGGCGACCCCGCCCCCTACGCCCCCGTGCCCTACGTGTGGTCCGACCCGTACGGGTCCAAGATCCAGGTCCTCGGTCGTCCCGGCCCGACCGACGACGTCGAGGTGGTCAGCGGATCCTTCGAGGAGCGCCGTTTCGTCGCCCTCACCCACCGCGACGACCGCCTCACCGCCGTCGTCGGGCTCGACGAGCCCCGGAACGTCATGCGCTTCATGCGCCTGCTCTCCTCCCGCTCGTCGTCGGCGGATGCCCGGGCCTTCGCCACCGACCTCTGA
- a CDS encoding AbrB/MazE/SpoVT family DNA-binding domain-containing protein: protein MVVGKPAALGMAAYNTARVAYNEAMSEASHVMTVSRNGQVSIPAETRARWNTRQVLVVDLGDRVVMRPVGAEPVGELRGKYAKQGPATSRARRASRRVDTDRPSRR, encoded by the coding sequence GTGGTCGTCGGCAAGCCGGCAGCACTCGGCATGGCCGCATACAACACTGCACGCGTGGCGTACAATGAGGCGATGAGCGAGGCCTCGCACGTGATGACGGTGTCCCGGAACGGCCAAGTCTCGATCCCGGCCGAGACGAGAGCCCGGTGGAACACTCGGCAGGTCCTCGTCGTCGACCTCGGCGACCGTGTCGTCATGCGACCGGTTGGAGCTGAACCGGTCGGAGAGCTGCGTGGCAAGTACGCGAAGCAGGGACCGGCAACGAGTCGTGCCCGGCGGGCTTCGCGGCGAGTGGACACCGACCGACCGAGCCGTCGTTGA
- the rpe gene encoding ribulose-phosphate 3-epimerase has translation MPRHVEIAPSVLPADFSRLGEEVAALEEAGVDRIQWDVMDGRFVPNLTFGPDVIAAARPHTSLPFEAHLMVEEPDELLHRYVEAGCRLLIVHAESTRHLHRTLGRVAELGAAAAVALNPATPASAVAHVLDLVEMVLVMTVNPGFGGQDYLATMEPKVAEVAALVAAGGHDVDVEVDGGIGPATIAGAASAGANVLVAGSALYRDPEGLAHAVTDLRERAERARAA, from the coding sequence ATGCCGCGCCACGTCGAGATCGCCCCGTCCGTCCTCCCCGCCGACTTCTCCCGCCTCGGCGAGGAGGTCGCCGCCCTCGAGGAGGCCGGGGTCGACCGCATCCAGTGGGACGTCATGGACGGTCGCTTCGTGCCGAACCTCACCTTCGGCCCCGATGTGATCGCTGCCGCCCGCCCGCACACCTCGCTGCCCTTCGAGGCCCACCTGATGGTGGAGGAACCCGACGAGCTCCTCCACCGCTACGTGGAGGCCGGCTGCCGGTTGCTCATCGTCCACGCCGAGTCCACTCGTCACCTCCACCGCACGCTTGGGCGCGTGGCCGAGCTCGGTGCCGCAGCAGCCGTGGCCCTCAACCCCGCCACGCCCGCCTCCGCCGTCGCCCACGTCCTCGACCTCGTCGAGATGGTGCTGGTGATGACGGTGAACCCGGGCTTCGGAGGCCAGGACTACCTCGCGACCATGGAGCCCAAGGTGGCCGAGGTGGCGGCCCTCGTCGCCGCCGGCGGCCACGACGTCGACGTCGAGGTCGACGGCGGCATCGGGCCGGCGACCATCGCCGGCGCGGCGTCGGCCGGCGCCAACGTCCTGGTGGCCGGCAGCGCCCTCTACCGGGACCCCGAGGGCCTCGCCCACGCCGTCACCGACCTCCGCGAGCGCGCCGAGCGGGCGCGGGCGGCCTGA
- a CDS encoding 5-(carboxyamino)imidazole ribonucleotide synthase — translation MAQAPIVGMVGAGQLARMTAQAAVSLDVRMRILAGPDEVPVTPAGVEVARGATTPAELIAFGRTCDVVTFDHEGVAAASVAAVEAEGIAVRPAGRTLALAVDKSEQRWRLAEAGFPVPTFAVAEDRSAVADFVERHGPAVVVKAATGGYDGRGVWFVEGADEAVAVLERCGRVVLEPVLDLDRELAVIVARRPGGEAVVYPVVETVQRAGICREVLAPARVDPAIAAEAAEVARGIAEHLDATGLLAVELFVVDGAVLVNELAARPHNSGHLTIEGAVTSQFENHLRAVLDWPLGPTDLRAPAVAMANVITESSDDDLHARLPDALALGPVHVHLYGKSPRPGRKVGHVTVLADDLDVAADLARRAADVLIGRDAP, via the coding sequence GTGGCGCAGGCGCCGATCGTGGGGATGGTGGGGGCGGGGCAGCTGGCGCGGATGACCGCCCAGGCGGCGGTCTCGCTCGATGTCCGGATGCGCATCCTCGCCGGGCCCGACGAGGTGCCGGTCACCCCGGCGGGGGTGGAGGTGGCCCGTGGAGCCACCACCCCCGCGGAGCTGATCGCCTTCGGGCGCACCTGCGACGTGGTGACCTTCGACCACGAGGGCGTGGCGGCGGCGTCGGTGGCCGCTGTCGAGGCCGAGGGGATCGCCGTGCGGCCGGCGGGGCGCACCCTGGCGCTGGCGGTCGACAAGTCGGAGCAGCGCTGGCGGCTGGCGGAGGCAGGGTTCCCCGTGCCGACATTCGCCGTCGCCGAGGACCGGTCAGCGGTGGCCGACTTCGTCGAGCGGCATGGTCCCGCCGTCGTGGTCAAGGCCGCCACCGGCGGCTACGACGGCCGGGGCGTGTGGTTCGTCGAGGGTGCCGACGAGGCGGTCGCCGTGCTCGAGCGCTGCGGTCGCGTGGTCCTCGAGCCGGTGCTCGACCTCGACCGCGAGCTCGCGGTGATCGTCGCGCGCCGCCCCGGCGGTGAGGCCGTGGTGTACCCGGTGGTCGAGACCGTCCAGCGCGCCGGCATCTGCCGGGAGGTCCTGGCCCCGGCCCGCGTCGACCCGGCCATCGCCGCCGAAGCGGCGGAGGTGGCTCGTGGCATCGCCGAGCACCTCGACGCCACGGGGCTGCTCGCCGTCGAGCTCTTTGTGGTCGACGGTGCGGTGCTCGTCAACGAGCTGGCGGCGCGGCCCCACAACAGCGGCCACCTCACCATCGAGGGGGCGGTGACGTCCCAGTTCGAGAACCACCTTCGCGCTGTCCTCGACTGGCCACTCGGCCCCACCGACCTGCGGGCACCGGCAGTCGCCATGGCCAACGTCATCACGGAGTCGAGCGACGACGATCTGCACGCCCGACTGCCGGACGCGCTGGCCCTCGGACCCGTGCACGTGCACCTCTACGGCAAGTCACCCCGGCCGGGTCGTAAGGTCGGGCACGTGACGGTGCTTGCAGACGACCTCGACGTGGCGGCCGACCTTGCTCGTCGGGCCGCCGACGTGCTCATCGGGCGGGATGCACCGTGA
- a CDS encoding alanyl-tRNA editing protein — protein MSTDLVYLRDAYLRRVDAIVTDVDRGARRVALDRTVFYATGGGQPHDTGTLAGLEVTDVSKVGEVVWHTVGEGDLPEVGASVTGEIDWDRRHALMRTHTALHVLCGVIWHTYGKAVTGGNMEPLTARMDFEFDPLPEDFKAEVERLVNAELEAARPIEVGFLPVDAGGEVDAEWIRTKVNMIPEGVTEVRYVDIVGLDKQADGGTHVASTDEVGRIRVLKTESKGKGNKRIRIEVTDP, from the coding sequence GTGAGCACCGACCTCGTCTACCTGCGCGACGCGTACCTCCGTCGCGTCGACGCCATCGTCACCGACGTCGACCGCGGTGCCCGACGCGTGGCGCTCGACCGCACCGTGTTCTATGCCACCGGTGGTGGCCAGCCCCACGACACCGGCACCCTCGCCGGTCTCGAGGTGACCGACGTCTCCAAGGTGGGCGAGGTCGTCTGGCACACCGTCGGCGAGGGCGACCTCCCCGAGGTCGGCGCCAGCGTGACCGGCGAGATCGACTGGGACCGCCGCCACGCCCTAATGCGGACCCACACCGCCCTCCACGTGCTGTGCGGCGTCATCTGGCACACCTACGGCAAGGCGGTCACGGGCGGGAACATGGAGCCGCTGACGGCCCGGATGGACTTCGAGTTCGACCCGCTCCCCGAGGACTTCAAGGCCGAGGTCGAGCGGCTGGTCAACGCCGAGCTCGAGGCCGCCCGGCCCATCGAGGTGGGGTTCCTGCCCGTCGACGCAGGCGGCGAGGTCGACGCCGAGTGGATCCGCACCAAGGTCAACATGATCCCCGAGGGCGTGACCGAGGTGCGCTACGTCGACATCGTCGGCCTCGACAAGCAGGCCGACGGCGGAACCCACGTGGCGTCCACCGACGAGGTCGGGCGCATCCGGGTGCTGAAGACCGAGTCGAAGGGCAAGGGCAACAAGCGCATCCGCATCGAGGTCACCGACCCGTAG
- a CDS encoding sigma-70 family RNA polymerase sigma factor has translation MTTPQDLSQASDATVVVAIGRWRQDALAEAYRRHAGSVFALARRLLNDATLAEEVVQEVFIRLWDAPDKFDPDRGSLRSYLLAQCHGRSVDLIRSESSRRNRESKDHRRTAEAGYDLEHEVWDLAVADYVKDALVDLPEDERRAIELAYFGGLTYREVAMKLDQPEGTVKSRIRAGLGRMRRSLADAGVGGPS, from the coding sequence ATGACCACCCCGCAGGATCTCAGCCAGGCCAGTGACGCCACCGTGGTGGTGGCCATCGGTCGCTGGCGCCAGGATGCTCTGGCCGAGGCGTACCGCCGCCACGCCGGGTCGGTGTTCGCCCTCGCCCGCCGTCTCCTCAACGACGCCACCCTCGCCGAGGAGGTCGTCCAGGAGGTCTTCATCCGCCTCTGGGATGCGCCCGACAAGTTCGACCCCGACCGCGGCTCGCTGCGGTCGTACCTGCTCGCCCAGTGCCACGGCCGCTCGGTCGACCTCATCCGCTCCGAGAGCTCGCGTCGCAACCGCGAGTCCAAGGACCACCGTCGCACCGCCGAGGCCGGCTACGACCTGGAGCACGAGGTGTGGGACCTCGCCGTCGCCGACTACGTCAAGGACGCCCTGGTGGATCTGCCCGAGGACGAGCGCCGGGCCATCGAGCTCGCCTACTTCGGGGGCCTCACCTACCGCGAGGTCGCGATGAAGCTCGACCAGCCCGAAGGTACCGTGAAGTCAAGGATCCGGGCTGGTCTCGGCAGGATGCGCCGATCACTGGCCGATGCGGGTGTCGGAGGCCCATCGTGA
- a CDS encoding TRAM domain-containing protein: MGAIEVTTTAIAAGGDAVARDADGRVVFVTGALPGERVRAEVTEERKDFARARVVEVVDAAAERVAPPCPHVGRGCGGCTWQHVEPGAQRRLKADIVADALRRQGRIPDPEVSAGPSLGPDARRTTLRVGAAAGGRLGFRRLRSHEVVDVDDCLVAHPLLSDLLVRCDAGEADELTLRCGARTGERLVLAHPGAAGVDVPDGVVLVGEDELAGGRRAWITEEAAGRRWRVSARSFFQASPEGAEALVAAVAEAAGPVAPGDRVVDLYGGVGLFAGTVGAPARTTFVERSASAVADARVNLDGLDARVLRLDVDRWRPSPADLVIADPARSGLGRRGVAAVAGTGAPLVVVVSCDPAALGRDASLLAAEGYTLERCATVDLFPHTPHVEVVSAFRRPVDG, encoded by the coding sequence GTGGGTGCGATCGAGGTGACGACCACGGCGATCGCCGCCGGTGGCGACGCCGTGGCGCGCGACGCCGACGGACGGGTGGTCTTCGTCACCGGCGCCCTGCCCGGCGAGCGGGTGCGGGCCGAGGTCACCGAGGAGCGCAAGGACTTCGCCCGGGCGCGGGTGGTCGAGGTCGTCGACGCCGCCGCCGAGCGCGTCGCCCCGCCGTGCCCACACGTCGGCCGAGGGTGCGGCGGCTGCACGTGGCAGCACGTGGAGCCAGGCGCCCAACGCCGACTCAAGGCCGACATCGTGGCGGACGCCCTCCGCCGCCAGGGTCGCATCCCGGACCCCGAGGTGTCCGCGGGTCCGTCCCTCGGCCCCGACGCCCGACGCACCACGTTGCGGGTGGGGGCGGCGGCGGGCGGGCGGCTCGGCTTCCGCCGGCTGCGCAGCCACGAGGTCGTCGACGTCGACGACTGCTTGGTCGCCCACCCCCTCCTCTCGGACCTCCTGGTGCGCTGCGATGCGGGTGAGGCCGACGAGCTGACCCTGCGCTGCGGCGCCCGCACCGGTGAGCGGCTCGTGCTCGCCCACCCCGGGGCGGCCGGGGTCGACGTGCCCGACGGTGTGGTGCTGGTGGGCGAGGACGAGCTGGCCGGGGGGCGCCGGGCCTGGATCACCGAGGAGGCTGCCGGGCGGCGGTGGCGGGTCTCGGCCCGGTCCTTCTTCCAGGCCAGCCCCGAGGGCGCGGAGGCGCTGGTGGCCGCAGTGGCCGAGGCCGCCGGGCCCGTCGCCCCCGGTGACCGGGTCGTCGACCTCTACGGCGGGGTGGGCCTCTTCGCCGGCACGGTGGGCGCGCCGGCGCGCACCACGTTCGTCGAGCGCAGCGCGTCGGCGGTGGCCGATGCCCGGGTGAACCTCGACGGCCTCGACGCCCGCGTGCTCCGCCTCGACGTCGACCGGTGGCGTCCGTCGCCCGCCGACCTGGTGATCGCCGACCCCGCGCGCAGCGGTCTCGGGCGGCGCGGGGTGGCGGCGGTGGCGGGCACCGGCGCGCCGCTCGTCGTGGTGGTCAGCTGCGACCCGGCGGCACTCGGGCGGGATGCTTCGCTCCTCGCTGCCGAGGGGTACACGCTGGAGCGGTGCGCGACGGTCGACCTGTTCCCGCACACCCCACACGTCGAAGTCGTCTCGGCGTTCCGGCGTCCCGTCGACGGCTGA
- a CDS encoding PIN domain-containing protein, whose amino-acid sequence MTILDAYAVLAFLKDEAAAGEVEDLIHAGGALTAVGVAEVIDHLVRLGGADEEEASLDLAQLGLDDAVVIDGEVASAAGRFRARRYHRTRCPISLADCMAAEVARRIDRPLATSDPALLDACHHEQIAVTVLPGTDGSRWSPPAPS is encoded by the coding sequence TTGACGATCCTCGACGCCTACGCGGTACTTGCGTTCCTCAAGGACGAAGCGGCTGCCGGCGAAGTCGAGGATCTCATCCATGCCGGCGGTGCACTGACGGCAGTCGGAGTCGCCGAGGTGATCGACCACCTTGTTCGGCTCGGAGGGGCCGATGAAGAGGAAGCCAGCCTTGACCTCGCGCAGCTGGGTCTTGACGACGCCGTCGTGATTGATGGCGAGGTGGCCTCAGCGGCCGGCCGCTTCCGTGCTCGCCGCTACCACCGAACACGTTGTCCGATCAGCCTGGCGGACTGCATGGCAGCCGAAGTCGCCCGACGCATCGACCGACCGCTCGCAACCTCTGACCCGGCGCTCCTGGATGCGTGCCATCACGAGCAGATCGCAGTCACCGTCCTGCCAGGAACTGACGGCTCTCGGTGGTCACCGCCCGCGCCCTCGTGA
- the purE gene encoding 5-(carboxyamino)imidazole ribonucleotide mutase: protein MSAATVPPVAVVMGSDSDWKVMGAAVDALAEVGVEAETRVLSAHRTPHDMIDFGTTAHERGTKVIVAGAGGAAHLPGMLASTTVLPVIGVPVSITALSGLDSLLSIVQMPAGIPVATVAVDGARNAGLLAAQILAVGDPELAERLRTLRATMADASRAKRVPPARG from the coding sequence GTGAGCGCCGCTACGGTGCCGCCGGTGGCGGTGGTGATGGGAAGCGACAGCGACTGGAAGGTCATGGGCGCCGCCGTCGACGCCCTGGCCGAGGTCGGGGTGGAGGCAGAGACCAGGGTGCTGTCGGCCCACCGGACGCCCCACGACATGATCGACTTCGGCACCACCGCCCACGAGCGCGGCACCAAGGTGATCGTGGCCGGCGCCGGTGGCGCCGCCCACCTGCCCGGGATGCTGGCGTCCACCACCGTGCTCCCGGTGATCGGGGTGCCCGTGTCGATCACCGCCCTGTCGGGTCTCGACTCGCTGCTCTCCATCGTCCAGATGCCCGCGGGGATCCCCGTGGCCACCGTCGCCGTCGATGGCGCCCGCAACGCCGGCCTCCTCGCCGCCCAGATCCTTGCCGTGGGCGACCCCGAGCTGGCCGAGCGCCTGCGGACGCTCCGGGCCACCATGGCCGACGCCTCACGCGCCAAGCGGGTCCCGCCTGCCCGGGGGTAG
- a CDS encoding anti-sigma factor: MNSPQQSHDSIEELLGAYALDAVEDDERHLVAAHLTTCARCRAEVEQHREVAAMLAYSGEPAPDGIWDRIAENLEAAPPAPALPLFSAPRRPDRSTRPAWVTRAGGGLLAVAASVVIAVLAFQVRDLNEQINRVEHDLAIEAVERGYQTAIASGDSVRVDLVSADGSIDARAVLSRDGVGFLRGTTLPRLPDDRTYQLWGVTPDLRAVSLGVFGPAPDYAAFSVSGEFIQLAITEEQAGGVISSEQPLVVYGSIDREA, translated from the coding sequence GTGAACTCTCCACAGCAGTCACACGACTCGATCGAGGAGCTCCTCGGCGCCTACGCCCTCGACGCCGTCGAGGACGACGAGCGCCACCTCGTCGCCGCCCACCTGACCACCTGCGCACGCTGCCGGGCCGAGGTCGAGCAGCACCGCGAGGTCGCAGCCATGCTCGCCTACAGCGGTGAGCCGGCGCCCGACGGCATCTGGGACCGCATCGCCGAGAACCTCGAGGCGGCGCCGCCGGCCCCCGCCCTGCCGCTCTTCTCGGCGCCCCGCCGGCCCGACCGCAGCACCCGGCCGGCGTGGGTCACCCGCGCCGGCGGCGGCCTCCTCGCCGTGGCCGCCAGCGTGGTCATCGCCGTGCTCGCCTTCCAGGTCCGCGACCTCAACGAGCAGATCAACCGGGTCGAGCACGACCTCGCCATCGAGGCGGTCGAGCGCGGCTACCAGACGGCCATCGCCTCCGGCGACTCCGTTCGGGTCGACCTCGTCTCGGCCGACGGAAGCATCGACGCCCGGGCGGTCCTCAGCCGCGACGGTGTCGGCTTCCTCCGGGGGACGACCCTGCCCCGGCTGCCCGACGACCGGACCTACCAGCTCTGGGGCGTGACGCCCGACCTCCGTGCCGTCTCCCTGGGCGTCTTCGGCCCGGCGCCGGACTACGCCGCCTTCTCGGTGTCGGGCGAGTTCATCCAGCTCGCCATCACCGAGGAGCAGGCCGGCGGGGTGATCTCGTCCGAGCAGCCCCTGGTCGTCTACGGCTCCATCGACCGCGAAGCCTGA
- a CDS encoding dienelactone hydrolase family protein: MIERRIEVTTPEGEMPTFLVHPEHDGPHPVVLYLMDAPSIRPALKDMASRLASAGYFVMMPYLFYRGGPYREFGQSDEDMHARRDLMDTITPTNIVGDAEALLAAAADDPAARDGAVGAVGFCMSGGLVISLARSLPDRVAAVASIHGAWMVRDTPDSPHVGLDTVKAEVYMAWVDGDPTAPPETIPVMCDALEQAGAPYTLDLITGAEHGFAPAGPRYDRAASELHWERVHSLLRRRL; encoded by the coding sequence ATGATCGAGCGCCGCATCGAGGTCACCACCCCCGAGGGCGAGATGCCCACGTTCCTCGTCCACCCCGAGCACGACGGGCCTCACCCTGTCGTGCTGTACCTGATGGATGCGCCGAGCATCCGGCCGGCGCTCAAGGACATGGCGTCGCGGCTGGCGAGCGCCGGCTACTTCGTGATGATGCCCTACCTCTTCTACCGCGGCGGGCCGTACCGGGAGTTCGGCCAGAGCGACGAGGACATGCACGCCCGGCGCGATCTGATGGACACCATCACCCCGACCAACATCGTGGGTGACGCCGAGGCGCTGCTCGCGGCCGCCGCCGACGATCCCGCCGCCCGGGACGGCGCGGTCGGCGCCGTCGGGTTCTGCATGAGCGGTGGCCTGGTGATCAGCCTGGCCCGGTCGCTGCCGGACCGCGTGGCTGCGGTCGCCTCGATCCACGGGGCATGGATGGTCCGCGACACACCCGACTCGCCGCACGTGGGACTCGACACGGTGAAGGCCGAGGTCTACATGGCCTGGGTCGACGGTGACCCGACGGCCCCGCCGGAGACCATCCCCGTCATGTGCGACGCCCTCGAGCAGGCGGGGGCCCCGTACACCCTCGACCTCATCACCGGCGCCGAGCACGGCTTCGCACCGGCCGGCCCGCGCTACGACCGGGCCGCCTCCGAGCTCCACTGGGAGCGGGTCCACTCGCTCCTGCGCCGCAGGCTCTGA
- a CDS encoding MmcQ/YjbR family DNA-binding protein → MTEYADVPSEIVRRVRAACAHLPEAYEEQAFEGVRWRIRGSTLAHVIARDYGEGPVSHVTFHALSEELDALVATGDPFFPGWGAGLVAMVLRSDGTTDWDEVRELLTESYCLLAPKKLVARLDTFRPDV, encoded by the coding sequence ATGACTGAATACGCAGACGTGCCCTCCGAAATCGTCCGCCGTGTCCGTGCAGCATGCGCTCACTTGCCGGAGGCATACGAGGAGCAGGCGTTCGAAGGGGTCCGGTGGCGGATCCGCGGCAGCACGCTGGCCCACGTAATCGCGAGGGACTACGGGGAGGGGCCGGTCTCCCACGTGACCTTCCACGCACTCAGTGAGGAGCTTGACGCGCTGGTCGCAACCGGCGATCCATTCTTCCCGGGGTGGGGCGCTGGTCTCGTCGCAATGGTGCTACGCAGCGACGGAACGACTGATTGGGACGAGGTCCGGGAATTGCTCACGGAGAGCTACTGCTTGCTCGCTCCGAAGAAGCTGGTCGCTCGCCTCGATACATTTCGACCCGACGTATAG